From a single Methanofollis sp. W23 genomic region:
- a CDS encoding TrmB family transcriptional regulator: MADTLVPLLRHLGLNEYEAKVYAALVGLRKATARDIHEVSTVPRGRIYEILHDLVRRGFIGVMEGTPTVFYLLDPDQVIDRLKEDYICSLEETREAIHAVSFPRPPSPDPVILLKSEWAIENHLNSLFRKTKDQMTILCHTPAFLQRHLRALRAFDRRIDLAIIVRDAGAYAGIDLPIYVASGIVAGLLDDQHMRNDGADMECVIFVDEKDFIYIGGTGSERYAVIGSDIPLARYIQRSLAGWVKGEINCSGSRDIH; this comes from the coding sequence ATGGCCGATACACTCGTCCCACTTCTCCGCCACCTTGGGCTCAATGAATATGAGGCAAAGGTCTATGCCGCCCTGGTCGGTCTGAGGAAGGCGACCGCACGGGACATCCATGAGGTGAGCACAGTCCCGAGGGGCCGGATCTACGAGATCCTCCACGACCTTGTGCGCCGAGGTTTTATCGGTGTGATGGAAGGGACCCCCACCGTCTTCTATCTCCTTGACCCCGACCAGGTGATCGACCGCCTGAAGGAGGACTATATCTGCTCTCTGGAGGAGACGCGCGAGGCGATCCATGCGGTCTCGTTCCCCCGGCCTCCTTCCCCTGATCCAGTGATCCTGCTGAAGAGCGAGTGGGCGATCGAGAATCACCTCAATTCACTCTTCAGGAAGACGAAGGATCAGATGACCATCCTCTGTCATACTCCTGCGTTCTTGCAACGGCACCTCAGGGCCCTCAGGGCGTTTGACCGGCGGATCGATCTCGCGATCATCGTCCGCGACGCCGGCGCCTATGCCGGGATCGATCTCCCGATCTATGTGGCAAGCGGTATTGTTGCCGGTTTACTCGATGATCAACACATGAGAAACGATGGGGCCGACATGGAGTGTGTCATCTTTGTCGACGAGAAAGATTTCATCTATATCGGGGGGACGGGTTCTGAACGCTATGCGGTGATCGGGTCAGACATCCCGCTGGCAAGGTATATCCAGCGCTCGCTGGCCGGCTGGGTGAAGGGGGAGATCAATTGCTCTGGTTCCCGGGATATACACTGA
- a CDS encoding RND family transporter: MKRLYVLLAEAINTRPFAVLGIAAAVFMLALFGLSMVGMETGDDTYIDKTTPRGATLAHYADTYGSDAIMLIFESDDVTDPEVLAYIESLEDDIRTEQYVDQVSGIPDLMKEANGGVMPVSRGEVNAVLAQAPSGTLDRYLPSMLMTIVSITIEPGVASSVQEQVLDNVRTVIEISEPPAGVAVTVSGSPAFSQEMGEEMGQSMGMLILAAMLLMVLAVTFLFSHVRYRLLPVFIVGTGLIFTFGFMGLAGIPISMTVIGAFPVLIGIGIDYAIQFHSRFDEERRHTSIPEAVSATVTRAGPSVLIAMVATSIGFIAMFVSPVPMVADFGVTCTIGVVSCYLAALIVVPVFGTIMKYRPREGGGKLDDVEACELDWEGCEEEPTHAAGSRGSFIERYNRLLGKSAYWIAKNPVPVLLIFGLVAFTGIYLDQDVPINADEETFVPQDMPALQDMKKVTRTMGSTNTVPIIVTGDDVLGMDTLGWIDEFGAYELRTNDKVTGVTSIATLVRQYNGGVLPSTESEVERVLAGIPEETKERYLNGGMEAVMEFSTVDMEMDVARSMIKNVEKDVEWMEAPPGTHARVTGGIEMFASLMDDIAHSKTMMVLAGFIFILVFLLLVYRKANAVTPLIPIIMIVGWNGAIMYFLGLDYTPMTATLGSMTIGVASEYTILIMERCEEELARGLDIYEAIQTSVQKIGTAVTVSGMTTVFGFSALTLSAFNIISNFGIVTVITVGFSLVGAILVMPAVLSLMYRVTHRRDGEGRRAAPAA; this comes from the coding sequence ATGAAACGACTCTACGTCCTCCTTGCGGAGGCCATCAACACTCGTCCCTTCGCCGTGCTCGGCATTGCCGCCGCCGTCTTCATGCTCGCCCTCTTCGGCCTCTCGATGGTGGGTATGGAGACCGGGGACGACACGTACATCGACAAGACCACTCCCAGAGGCGCCACCCTCGCCCATTACGCCGACACCTACGGTTCGGACGCCATCATGCTCATCTTCGAGAGCGACGACGTCACCGATCCCGAGGTGCTCGCGTACATCGAGAGTCTTGAAGACGACATCAGGACCGAGCAGTACGTCGACCAGGTCTCTGGCATCCCAGACCTGATGAAAGAGGCGAACGGCGGGGTCATGCCCGTGTCACGAGGGGAGGTGAATGCCGTCCTGGCGCAGGCGCCGTCCGGCACCCTCGACCGCTACCTCCCGTCCATGCTCATGACCATCGTCAGCATCACCATCGAACCAGGGGTGGCGAGCAGTGTCCAGGAGCAGGTGCTCGACAATGTCAGGACCGTCATCGAGATCTCTGAACCCCCCGCGGGGGTCGCGGTCACGGTCTCTGGGAGCCCGGCGTTCTCGCAGGAGATGGGAGAGGAGATGGGGCAGTCGATGGGGATGCTCATTCTCGCGGCGATGCTCCTGATGGTGCTTGCCGTCACCTTCCTCTTCTCCCATGTCCGCTACCGCCTCCTCCCGGTCTTTATCGTAGGGACCGGCCTGATCTTCACCTTCGGGTTCATGGGGCTTGCCGGGATCCCGATCAGCATGACGGTCATCGGCGCCTTCCCGGTGCTCATCGGGATCGGGATCGACTATGCGATCCAGTTCCATTCGCGGTTCGACGAGGAGCGACGGCATACTTCCATCCCTGAAGCAGTGTCGGCGACGGTCACCAGGGCGGGACCCTCAGTGCTCATCGCCATGGTGGCGACCTCCATCGGGTTCATCGCCATGTTCGTCTCCCCGGTCCCGATGGTCGCCGACTTCGGGGTCACCTGCACCATCGGCGTCGTCTCCTGTTACCTGGCGGCGCTGATCGTCGTCCCGGTCTTCGGGACTATCATGAAATACCGGCCACGAGAGGGAGGCGGGAAACTCGACGACGTTGAAGCCTGCGAACTCGACTGGGAGGGGTGCGAGGAGGAACCGACGCATGCCGCGGGGTCGCGCGGCTCGTTCATCGAGCGCTACAACCGTCTCCTCGGGAAGAGCGCGTACTGGATCGCGAAAAACCCGGTCCCGGTCCTGCTGATCTTCGGGCTGGTCGCCTTTACCGGGATCTACCTGGACCAGGACGTCCCGATCAATGCCGACGAGGAGACTTTCGTCCCGCAGGACATGCCGGCCCTCCAGGACATGAAGAAGGTGACGCGGACGATGGGTTCGACGAACACGGTCCCGATCATCGTGACCGGCGACGATGTGCTCGGCATGGATACTCTCGGCTGGATCGACGAGTTCGGGGCCTACGAGTTGCGGACCAACGACAAGGTCACCGGGGTCACGAGCATCGCCACCCTGGTGCGGCAGTATAACGGCGGCGTCCTCCCGTCGACCGAGAGCGAGGTCGAGAGAGTGCTTGCCGGGATCCCTGAGGAGACGAAGGAGCGCTACCTCAACGGCGGGATGGAGGCGGTGATGGAGTTCTCCACCGTGGACATGGAGATGGACGTGGCCAGGTCGATGATCAAGAACGTGGAAAAGGACGTCGAGTGGATGGAGGCCCCGCCAGGGACCCATGCCAGGGTGACCGGCGGCATCGAGATGTTCGCCTCGCTGATGGACGACATCGCTCACTCAAAGACGATGATGGTGCTTGCAGGGTTCATCTTCATCCTTGTCTTCCTCCTCCTGGTCTACCGGAAGGCGAACGCCGTCACGCCTCTCATCCCGATCATCATGATCGTCGGGTGGAATGGGGCGATCATGTACTTCCTGGGCCTCGACTACACCCCGATGACCGCCACCCTCGGGTCGATGACCATCGGGGTGGCCTCTGAGTATACGATCCTGATCATGGAGCGGTGCGAGGAGGAACTTGCCAGGGGCCTCGATATCTACGAGGCGATCCAGACGAGCGTGCAGAAGATCGGGACCGCGGTCACGGTCTCGGGGATGACCACGGTCTTCGGGTTCTCGGCGCTGACTCTCTCGGCCTTCAATATCATCTCGAACTTCGGGATCGTGACGGTGATCACCGTCGGGTTCTCGCTGGTGGGAGCGATCCTGGTGATGCCGGCGGTCCTCTCGCTGATGTACCGCGTCACCCACCGCCGGGACGGCGAGGGGCGGCGGGCGGCACCGGCGGCGTAG
- the infB gene encoding translation initiation factor IF-2 has protein sequence MGKKKKKQSKKSEGPKIRTPIVCVLGHVDHGKTSLLDWIRGSSVTNGEAGAITQHIGATVVPLDAIQKMSGAFEKLQINVPGLLFIDTPGHHAFTTLRARGGALADMAILVVDINEGFQPQTIEALEILRACRTPFVVAATKIDRIHGWRVNTNAPFRKTFEAQGDRVKMDLENKTYELIGTLSEKGFNCERFDRVSDFARNIAIVPLSGVTGEGVPDLLMMLIGLAQRYLTEALEVEVDGPGAGTVLEVKEERGLGMTLDVILYDGTLAVGDEIAVASSDGVINTKVRSLLKPRPMSEILVEEKFERVKSVTAAAGIKVAAPRLDTVISGSPIRAIPSADEIDEVNEEVRREVEEIHVTLSDEGIFIKADTIGALEALAKELEGHGIQIMKAEVGPVNRHDLIEVETIKDPLNAVLLAFNTPILPDALDILKQPTCKVSIFPGDVIYQLIDDYTEWAEEQKRKIEAARFERIILPAKIRILEGCIFRQSNPAVVGVRVLGGKLRSGVRLMRKDTKGIGTVKTIQVEQENVPVADEGAEVAVAIEGATVGRQINENDELYVYIPENHVKVLETEMLSNLNPGTREVLEEYTTIRRKDNPFWGK, from the coding sequence ATGGGCAAGAAGAAAAAAAAGCAATCAAAAAAGAGCGAAGGACCAAAGATCAGGACGCCGATCGTCTGCGTCCTCGGGCACGTCGACCATGGCAAGACCTCACTCCTTGACTGGATCCGCGGCTCCTCGGTGACCAACGGCGAGGCCGGGGCGATCACCCAGCATATCGGGGCGACGGTCGTCCCCCTGGACGCCATCCAGAAGATGAGCGGTGCGTTTGAAAAACTGCAGATCAACGTCCCGGGCCTGCTCTTCATCGACACTCCCGGCCACCACGCCTTCACCACCCTCCGCGCCCGCGGCGGCGCCCTCGCCGACATGGCCATCCTCGTCGTCGACATCAACGAAGGCTTCCAGCCGCAGACCATCGAGGCCCTTGAGATCCTCAGGGCCTGCCGCACCCCCTTTGTCGTGGCCGCCACCAAGATCGACCGGATCCACGGGTGGCGGGTGAACACCAACGCACCCTTCAGGAAGACCTTCGAGGCCCAGGGCGACCGCGTCAAGATGGACCTGGAAAACAAGACCTACGAGTTGATCGGCACCCTCTCTGAGAAAGGCTTCAACTGCGAACGCTTCGACCGGGTCTCAGACTTTGCCAGGAACATCGCGATCGTCCCCCTCTCAGGGGTCACCGGAGAGGGGGTGCCCGACCTCCTCATGATGCTCATCGGACTTGCCCAGCGCTACCTCACCGAGGCGCTCGAGGTCGAGGTCGACGGCCCAGGGGCAGGGACCGTCCTTGAGGTAAAGGAGGAGCGCGGCCTTGGGATGACCCTTGACGTCATCCTCTATGACGGCACCCTTGCGGTCGGTGACGAGATCGCGGTCGCCTCCTCTGACGGCGTGATCAACACCAAGGTCCGCTCCCTCCTCAAGCCCAGGCCCATGTCCGAGATCCTGGTCGAGGAGAAGTTCGAACGGGTCAAGTCGGTCACCGCCGCCGCGGGGATCAAGGTCGCCGCCCCCAGACTCGACACCGTCATCTCAGGTTCCCCGATACGGGCCATCCCCAGCGCCGACGAGATCGACGAGGTCAACGAAGAGGTCCGCCGCGAGGTCGAGGAGATCCATGTCACCCTCTCAGACGAAGGGATCTTTATCAAGGCCGACACCATCGGCGCACTTGAAGCCCTGGCCAAAGAACTCGAAGGGCACGGGATCCAGATCATGAAGGCCGAGGTCGGCCCGGTCAACAGGCACGACCTTATCGAGGTCGAGACGATCAAGGACCCCTTGAACGCCGTGCTCCTTGCCTTCAACACCCCCATCCTCCCAGACGCCCTCGACATCCTCAAACAACCGACCTGCAAGGTCTCGATCTTCCCAGGCGACGTCATCTACCAGCTCATCGACGACTACACCGAATGGGCCGAGGAACAGAAACGCAAGATCGAAGCGGCACGCTTTGAGCGGATCATCCTGCCGGCAAAGATTCGGATCCTGGAAGGCTGCATCTTCAGGCAGAGCAACCCCGCGGTGGTCGGGGTCAGGGTGCTCGGCGGAAAACTGCGGAGCGGCGTGCGGTTGATGCGCAAGGACACCAAAGGGATCGGAACCGTCAAGACCATCCAGGTCGAGCAGGAAAATGTCCCGGTGGCAGACGAGGGGGCCGAGGTCGCGGTCGCGATCGAAGGCGCCACTGTCGGGCGGCAGATCAACGAAAACGACGAGTTGTATGTCTATATCCCGGAAAATCACGTAAAAGTACTTGAAACAGAGATGCTCTCCAACC